From Actinosynnema mirum DSM 43827, a single genomic window includes:
- a CDS encoding helix-turn-helix domain-containing protein → MSKLWSVQDVADFLGVPVNTLYQWRTRNYGPPGKRIGKYVRFDPEQVRAWFESLPNGVA, encoded by the coding sequence ATGAGCAAGCTCTGGAGCGTCCAAGACGTCGCCGACTTCCTCGGCGTCCCCGTCAACACCCTCTACCAGTGGCGCACCCGCAACTACGGCCCGCCCGGCAAGCGCATCGGCAAGTACGTCCGGTTCGACCCCGAGCAGGTGCGCGCCTGGTTCGAGTCGCTGCCGAACGGCGTGGCCTGA
- a CDS encoding replication initiator, whose translation MVFTLDSRITARLRSSDYRDWRDKVTATGGCAQPIRMSGGWQIHSTSGALLDWHGGDVFIPCGNRRESVCPACSDRYAADAYHLMHAGLAGGSKGVPASITDKPRVFATLTAPSFGPVHNRPTTRTGKARPCSCGSWHHPADPALGTPVDPDGYDYVGSVLWQANAGTLWHRFTTSVRRELLKAAGLPARTRFADHARLSYAKVAEYQRRGLVHFHAVIRLDGPTGPDDPAPTWCTPELLEHAITAAARAVRVDQALPDGTPIALRWGAQVDVRRIRSTGAHEFEDQAGEISESRLAGYVAKYATKGTGKSEAADRPIRSQLDIDHLRVSAHHRRIIQTTWDLGENDQYAALNLRRWAHMLAFRGHFLSKSQRYSTTFKAMREERRAFRTTELLDRLGHAPDTVVLVDHWEFTGTGHRNDAERELALAIAESNRETRRRKYEQESAT comes from the coding sequence GTGGTGTTCACCCTCGACTCCCGCATCACCGCCCGCCTGCGCTCGTCGGACTACCGGGACTGGCGGGACAAGGTCACCGCCACCGGCGGATGCGCCCAACCCATCCGCATGAGCGGCGGCTGGCAGATCCACTCCACCAGTGGCGCGCTGCTGGACTGGCACGGCGGGGATGTGTTCATCCCCTGCGGCAACCGACGCGAGAGCGTGTGCCCGGCCTGCTCCGACCGCTACGCCGCCGACGCCTACCACCTCATGCACGCCGGCCTGGCTGGCGGCAGCAAAGGCGTGCCCGCCTCGATCACCGACAAGCCGCGCGTGTTCGCCACCCTCACCGCCCCCTCCTTCGGCCCCGTCCACAACCGCCCCACCACTCGCACCGGCAAGGCCCGGCCCTGCTCCTGCGGCTCCTGGCACCACCCCGCAGACCCCGCCCTCGGCACCCCCGTCGACCCGGACGGGTACGACTACGTCGGGTCGGTGCTCTGGCAGGCCAACGCCGGAACCCTGTGGCACCGGTTCACCACCAGCGTGCGCCGCGAACTGCTCAAGGCCGCCGGACTGCCCGCCCGCACCCGCTTCGCCGACCACGCCCGCCTGTCCTACGCCAAGGTCGCCGAGTACCAGCGACGCGGCCTGGTCCACTTCCACGCCGTCATCCGCCTCGACGGACCAACCGGGCCCGACGACCCCGCCCCCACCTGGTGCACCCCCGAGCTGCTCGAACACGCCATCACCGCCGCAGCCCGCGCCGTGCGCGTGGACCAGGCCCTCCCGGACGGGACCCCGATCGCGCTGCGGTGGGGCGCTCAGGTCGACGTGCGCCGCATCCGTTCCACCGGCGCCCACGAGTTCGAGGACCAGGCGGGCGAGATCAGCGAGTCCCGGCTGGCCGGGTACGTGGCCAAGTACGCCACCAAGGGCACCGGCAAGTCCGAAGCCGCAGACCGCCCCATCCGCTCCCAACTCGACATCGACCACCTGCGCGTTTCCGCCCACCACCGCCGAATCATCCAGACCACCTGGGACCTCGGCGAGAACGACCAGTACGCCGCGCTGAACCTGCGCCGCTGGGCCCACATGCTCGCCTTCCGGGGCCACTTCCTCTCCAAGTCCCAGCGCTACAGCACCACCTTCAAGGCTATGCGCGAAGAACGCCGCGCCTTCCGCACCACCGAACTCCTCGACCGACTCGGCCACGCCCCCGACACCGTCGTCCTGGTCGACCACTGGGAGTTCACCGGCACCGGCCACCGCAACGACGCCGAACGCGAACTCGCCCTGGCCATCGCCGAGAGCAACCGCGAAACCCGCCGCCGCAAGTACGAACAGGAGTCCGCGACATGA